From one Candidatus Fusobacterium pullicola genomic stretch:
- a CDS encoding type IV secretion system protein, which yields MNFLMSSFKNKKKQKLEINGEEPKNIILHLKKENHNLKLLLALSLLTTTFLGYGLVENSKANGIQTFLVERIGKEYVVAGDIEKLASQKKMIPEEQIISTLFSFIEKTKLLTSDIKLYEKNLEKAKYLMTENTKNKSNLYLMSDDYKEFVKKQYRVEPVFLTGVKLDSENSYQLRWKLRISDKDGNVKFEKIYMGIFTIKFITEMKSPLEVVNNPLGIKIIDFVQTEEFEHKK from the coding sequence ATGAACTTTCTAATGTCAAGCTTTAAAAATAAGAAAAAACAAAAATTAGAGATTAATGGAGAAGAACCTAAAAATATTATTTTGCACTTAAAAAAAGAAAATCATAACTTGAAGTTATTATTAGCTTTATCCTTATTAACTACTACATTTTTAGGATATGGATTAGTTGAAAATTCTAAAGCTAATGGAATACAAACATTTTTAGTAGAGAGAATTGGAAAAGAATATGTAGTAGCAGGAGATATTGAAAAATTAGCTTCACAGAAAAAGATGATTCCAGAAGAGCAAATTATAAGTACACTTTTCTCTTTTATTGAGAAAACTAAGTTATTAACATCAGATATTAAATTATATGAAAAAAATTTAGAGAAAGCTAAATATTTGATGACAGAGAATACTAAAAATAAATCAAATTTATATTTGATGTCAGATGATTATAAAGAATTTGTTAAAAAACAATATAGAGTAGAGCCTGTATTCTTAACAGGAGTTAAATTGGATTCTGAAAATTCTTATCAATTAAGATGGAAATTAAGAATAAGTGATAAAGATGGAAATGTAAAGTTTGAAAAAATTTATATGGGTATATTTACTATTAAATTTATTACCGAAATGAAAAGTCCATTAGAGGTAGTAAACAACCCATTAGGAATAAAAATTATTGATTTTGTTCAAACAGAAGAATTTGAACATAAAAAATAG
- a CDS encoding TrbG/VirB9 family P-type conjugative transfer protein, producing MKKIFIFLTILSSLALAGEQRLKTDLIVSAKKQEVKEQIFLQNNIYKIYAKPLVATAINFRDTEQVKSIIFGDSYYWNAINQGNQIVIKPLEYGVSTNLFVTTDREKYYFNVVSSKENSNIFNPVINFIYPQDKIAEQNKILEQKKYEIPLSVTNIEDMNFQYRWKKNLEWSPISISDDGERTYIYFSEKTEDVPAFYMKGNDGKPSIIMANVKRNQSGQKVMQINRTFKEGYLRLNNKDIKIINQKRDR from the coding sequence ATGAAAAAAATATTTATATTTTTAACTATTTTAAGTTCTCTAGCATTGGCAGGAGAACAAAGATTAAAAACAGATTTAATAGTATCAGCTAAGAAGCAGGAAGTTAAAGAACAGATTTTTTTACAAAATAATATCTACAAAATTTATGCTAAACCATTGGTTGCAACAGCTATAAATTTTAGAGATACAGAACAAGTAAAAAGTATTATTTTTGGAGATAGTTACTACTGGAATGCAATAAATCAAGGTAATCAAATTGTAATAAAACCATTGGAATATGGAGTAAGTACAAATTTATTTGTAACAACTGATAGAGAGAAATATTATTTTAATGTTGTTTCTTCTAAAGAAAATAGCAATATATTTAATCCAGTTATTAACTTTATATATCCTCAAGATAAAATAGCTGAACAAAATAAAATATTAGAACAAAAAAAATATGAAATTCCTTTAAGTGTAACTAATATTGAAGATATGAATTTTCAATATAGATGGAAGAAAAACTTAGAATGGAGTCCTATTTCAATTTCTGATGATGGTGAAAGAACTTATATTTATTTCTCTGAAAAAACTGAAGATGTCCCTGCATTTTATATGAAGGGAAACGACGGAAAACCTTCTATCATAATGGCAAACGTAAAAAGAAATCAATCAGGACAAAAGGTTATGCAAATTAATAGAACATTCAAGGAAGGATATTTAAGATTGAATAATAAAGATATAAAAATAATTAATCAAAAAAGAGATAGATAG
- a CDS encoding TrbI/VirB10 family protein — MKLKENIKKAIPKGEGREVNYKNIFGLILIILFLIFSSIYIKGCGKEEKKEKVDNNLQQMNAGKNNIIEYLTAKDKEEITNEGNPVLETIKIEEEKEVENIVETNYVDELMMERLRIEQARKTTPLSPILSRGNTRTSNNNDSLSLTFPDLVIPPYPDMEGDPNYQKKKAEFLKNASINDFVLQKPLTAPISPFEVKAGTIIPITLVTGIVTDNPGDVLGYVQNDVYDTATGRVLLIPAGSIVMGKYNSNVSFGQDRAQAVFNRITLPNMKSIDIGAMNATDRMGQSGLKDKVDARLADVFMSVLMSAILGAGTAVVTEDKDDGWKTSAGQGAGEQAINVGNIYATKTLNVQPKIWIRPSVTAGLFVSKDIILEPYED, encoded by the coding sequence ATGAAGCTAAAAGAAAATATAAAGAAAGCTATCCCAAAGGGCGAAGGTAGAGAAGTCAATTATAAGAATATTTTTGGTTTAATTTTAATAATTTTATTTTTAATTTTTTCTTCAATTTATATAAAAGGCTGTGGAAAAGAAGAGAAAAAAGAAAAAGTAGATAATAATTTACAACAAATGAATGCTGGAAAAAATAACATTATAGAATATCTGACAGCTAAAGATAAAGAAGAAATAACAAATGAAGGAAATCCAGTACTTGAAACTATAAAAATTGAAGAAGAAAAAGAAGTAGAAAATATAGTAGAAACAAATTATGTTGATGAGCTAATGATGGAGAGATTAAGAATAGAACAAGCAAGAAAGACAACTCCTCTTTCTCCTATTTTATCAAGAGGGAATACTCGAACTTCTAATAATAATGATTCTTTAAGTTTAACATTTCCAGATTTAGTTATTCCACCATATCCAGATATGGAAGGCGACCCTAATTATCAAAAAAAGAAAGCAGAATTTTTAAAAAATGCGTCCATAAATGATTTTGTATTACAAAAACCATTAACAGCTCCAATTTCTCCTTTCGAGGTTAAAGCAGGGACTATAATTCCAATTACATTAGTAACAGGAATAGTAACTGATAACCCCGGGGACGTTTTAGGGTATGTTCAAAATGATGTTTATGATACAGCGACTGGAAGAGTATTACTTATTCCAGCAGGAAGTATTGTAATGGGTAAATATAATTCAAATGTAAGTTTTGGACAAGACAGGGCTCAAGCAGTATTTAATAGAATTACATTACCTAATATGAAGTCTATTGATATTGGGGCTATGAATGCTACTGACAGAATGGGACAAAGTGGATTAAAAGATAAAGTAGATGCAAGATTAGCAGATGTATTTATGTCTGTACTTATGTCAGCAATATTAGGGGCTGGAACAGCAGTTGTAACAGAAGATAAAGATGATGGCTGGAAAACATCAGCAGGGCAAGGAGCTGGAGAACAAGCAATAAATGTAGGAAATATTTATGCAACTAAAACATTAAATGTTCAACCAAAAATTTGGATTCGTCCAAGTGTAACAGCAGGATTATTTGTAAGTAAAGATATTATATTAGAACCTTATGAAGATTAA
- a CDS encoding Fic family protein codes for MEKSTYNVVEYEKNKKIKQENWEMAIGLNEVDGLKPSKYLKELINDSLEGKTTYSEIETKLHNYYKLQDITKQEIKDNKECDIVSTRIAEILEDGSFTFSPIYLKSIHRRLFENIFEGELEGWAGKFREINITKKEPILDGDTVTYANHFDILDYLKYDFEEEKSKDYTKLSQEQQVQRIAKFTSAIWQTHPFREGNTRTTAVFIEKYLRTKGYDVNNELFKENSIYFRNALVLSNYTNISKGINSNYEYLYSFFKKLLIDREIKLEKMNVSQKKKVIRKSKDKEEDLEL; via the coding sequence ATGGAAAAAAGCACTTATAATGTAGTTGAATATGAAAAAAATAAAAAAATAAAACAAGAAAATTGGGAAATGGCAATAGGTTTAAATGAAGTTGACGGATTAAAACCTTCAAAATATTTAAAAGAACTTATAAATGATTCATTGGAGGGAAAAACAACCTATTCAGAGATAGAAACTAAATTACATAATTATTATAAATTACAAGATATTACTAAACAAGAGATTAAAGATAATAAAGAATGTGACATAGTATCTACAAGAATAGCAGAAATCTTAGAAGATGGAAGCTTTACTTTTAGTCCAATTTATTTAAAGAGCATTCATAGAAGGCTTTTTGAGAATATATTTGAAGGAGAATTAGAAGGTTGGGCTGGAAAGTTTAGAGAAATAAACATAACTAAAAAAGAGCCAATATTAGATGGAGATACAGTAACTTATGCTAATCATTTTGATATTTTAGATTATTTAAAATATGATTTTGAAGAAGAAAAATCAAAAGATTATACTAAACTATCTCAAGAACAACAAGTTCAAAGAATAGCAAAATTTACATCAGCTATTTGGCAAACACACCCATTTAGAGAAGGAAATACTAGAACAACAGCAGTATTCATAGAAAAATATCTTAGAACAAAAGGATATGATGTGAATAATGAATTGTTTAAAGAAAACTCTATATATTTTAGAAATGCCTTGGTTTTATCAAATTATACTAACATTTCTAAGGGAATTAATAGTAATTATGAGTATCTTTATTCATTTTTTAAAAAATTACTTATTGATAGAGAAATAAAATTAGAAAAAATGAATGTTTCTCAAAAGAAAAAAGTAATAAGAAAATCTAAAGATAAAGAAGAAGATCTTGAGTTATAA
- a CDS encoding type IV secretion system protein yields the protein MDLTTILDELVRELGKIPTRLTDIVIAFIPLFMMIEVVYQLGWKEKYTDVLSVIKDNLKLYCWLYFFAINYTEIRDSMNSSMIWLANKATGMPMKDIAGLPSAILKNGYIEIDKIWDLMQGISFETLGYFFLWLFGIIILSLFAIQIFLAYLEYALVVNIAIIFLPLSVWAKTSDWGNKVYPIIFSQNIKIFVLTVVTNFTVLYLNKVLEISDFLGGISYVASLAGLVYINYKVPEMVGGMFSGTPATGGANPVTVGAIAGGIAGAVGGGLGAGLKTAGQKVWGAYKNRKSSKTATETLANNVPQLPSNKE from the coding sequence ATGGATTTAACAACCATTTTAGATGAGTTAGTTAGAGAATTAGGAAAGATTCCTACTAGACTTACAGATATAGTTATAGCTTTTATACCACTTTTTATGATGATAGAAGTGGTTTACCAACTTGGTTGGAAAGAAAAATATACAGATGTATTATCAGTTATTAAAGATAATTTAAAGTTATATTGTTGGTTATATTTTTTTGCTATTAATTATACTGAAATACGAGATAGCATGAATAGTAGCATGATATGGTTAGCAAATAAAGCGACAGGAATGCCAATGAAAGATATAGCAGGATTGCCATCAGCTATTTTAAAAAATGGGTACATAGAAATTGATAAAATATGGGATTTAATGCAAGGAATATCATTTGAAACTTTAGGATATTTTTTTCTATGGCTTTTTGGAATAATTATATTATCTTTATTTGCAATACAGATATTTTTAGCATATTTAGAGTATGCTTTAGTAGTAAATATAGCAATTATTTTTCTTCCACTATCAGTTTGGGCAAAAACTTCAGATTGGGGAAATAAAGTATATCCTATAATTTTTTCTCAAAATATAAAAATATTTGTTTTAACAGTAGTAACTAATTTTACAGTTTTATACTTAAATAAAGTTTTGGAAATATCAGATTTTTTAGGTGGGATAAGTTATGTAGCTTCATTGGCAGGACTTGTATATATTAATTATAAAGTGCCAGAAATGGTAGGAGGAATGTTTAGTGGGACACCAGCCACAGGAGGAGCAAATCCAGTAACAGTAGGAGCGATAGCAGGAGGAATAGCTGGAGCAGTTGGAGGAGGTCTAGGAGCTGGTTTAAAAACAGCAGGACAGAAAGTTTGGGGAGCTTATAAAAATAGGAAATCTTCAAAAACAGCAACTGAAACATTAGCAAATAATGTTCCTCAATTACCAAGTAATAAAGAATAG